One segment of Deinococcus multiflagellatus DNA contains the following:
- a CDS encoding Crp/Fnr family transcriptional regulator codes for MTYVATATQTIPADLHRTVRRGQTLYYAGDSAPSLYRLDSGLMRAVRLTPQGRNLTVRHIRPGDIFGEECLQGQVRGHQVVALTDAVLTPIHPEHLSTGELWDLTRSLGAQLQRMMTDGVHIQDGDLRERIARYLLNLADSTLGGQHADGTRFVRATHELIAEGTGATRESVSKLIGEMRDDGLLSPAYRCLTLTDEEGLRLLSGYHG; via the coding sequence ATGACCTACGTTGCCACCGCCACCCAGACCATTCCCGCCGACCTGCACCGCACTGTGCGGCGCGGGCAGACGCTGTACTACGCGGGCGACAGTGCGCCCAGCCTCTACCGCCTGGACAGCGGCCTGATGCGCGCGGTGCGCCTGACCCCCCAGGGCCGGAATCTGACGGTGCGCCACATCCGTCCCGGCGACATTTTTGGCGAGGAGTGCCTGCAGGGGCAGGTGCGCGGGCACCAGGTGGTGGCACTGACCGACGCGGTGCTGACCCCCATTCACCCCGAGCACCTCAGCACCGGCGAACTATGGGACCTGACCCGCAGCCTGGGCGCGCAGCTGCAGCGCATGATGACCGACGGCGTGCACATCCAGGACGGCGACCTGCGCGAGCGCATTGCCCGCTACCTGCTGAACCTCGCCGACAGCACCCTGGGCGGCCAGCACGCCGACGGCACGCGCTTTGTGCGCGCCACCCACGAACTGATTGCCGAGGGCACCGGCGCCACCCGCGAGAGCGTAAGCAAACTGATCGGTGAGATGCGCGACGACGGTCTGCTGAGCCCCGCCTACCGTTGCCTGACCCTGACCGACGAGGAGGGCCTGCGCCTGCTCAGCGGGTACCACGGCTAA